In Anaerolineae bacterium, the following are encoded in one genomic region:
- a CDS encoding IS982 family transposase — protein MNDTYIVTVYVVLDDLLCALRYSDDGRAELSAAEILTVAVVAAKYFQNHHERALYLLVQLGYLRAFSVSRFNRRLHALREWLWHVAGIMGEVLAKGKVFIVDTLPIPICKRVRAKRCRKVQGAAYAGYCAAKQEHYFGWQLHLVCDAAGVPVVFELLPAACDELVPIQELLAALPEGSQVVADKGYVSQKDELIAYCYGGVRLIPTYRRNMRGNSQEDARLIRQHRSMIETSIASWRRWVCNAFMLVPMLVLP, from the coding sequence ATGAACGACACCTACATTGTAACGGTATATGTCGTGCTGGATGATCTGTTGTGCGCTCTGCGGTATAGCGACGACGGGCGCGCGGAACTGAGCGCAGCGGAAATCCTGACAGTGGCAGTGGTAGCGGCCAAGTACTTTCAAAATCATCACGAACGTGCGTTGTATCTGCTGGTCCAATTGGGCTACCTGCGTGCGTTCAGTGTGTCGCGCTTCAACCGGCGGCTGCACGCGTTGAGGGAGTGGCTGTGGCACGTCGCCGGGATCATGGGTGAAGTGTTGGCCAAGGGCAAGGTCTTCATCGTGGATACGCTGCCCATCCCCATCTGCAAACGCGTGCGAGCCAAACGCTGCCGCAAGGTGCAGGGGGCGGCGTATGCCGGGTACTGTGCGGCTAAACAGGAGCACTATTTCGGTTGGCAATTGCACTTGGTCTGCGATGCTGCGGGTGTACCCGTCGTTTTTGAGCTGTTGCCAGCGGCGTGTGATGAGTTGGTCCCGATTCAGGAGTTGTTGGCGGCCTTGCCGGAGGGCAGCCAAGTGGTCGCCGACAAAGGCTATGTCAGCCAGAAAGACGAACTGATCGCCTACTGCTATGGTGGTGTGCGTCTGATCCCCACCTATCGCCGCAACATGCGCGGCAACAGCCAGGAAGATGCCCGCCTGATCCGTCAACACCGCTCGATGATCGAGACGTCAATAGCCAGTTGGAGAAGATGGGTCTGCAACGCCTTCATGCTCGTACCAATGCTGGTGTTGCCCTGA
- a CDS encoding NUDIX hydrolase: MVKADPGRPNAGPMASLEALRQALIAGGVTLERWGTGQAKSLENLWEEIATGETQLQMEPLRRVLAGVVQLIIRRDDGRILIEQEQVLEDGRRRARNIPPAEKMLAGETYVDAVRRCLREELRVNPDTAEILTHTHEVHLEQHDSWSYPGLISLYPIHRVEVRVPGLPRRSFRTMEAAEAAEGLVREHLWTWKRLPAESPRGRGA; the protein is encoded by the coding sequence ATGGTCAAAGCTGATCCGGGCCGGCCCAACGCCGGTCCAATGGCGTCTTTGGAGGCGCTGCGGCAGGCGCTGATAGCCGGGGGGGTGACCCTGGAGCGGTGGGGCACCGGCCAGGCGAAATCCCTGGAAAACCTGTGGGAAGAGATCGCTACCGGCGAAACCCAGCTGCAGATGGAACCGCTGCGCCGCGTGCTGGCTGGCGTGGTGCAGTTGATCATCCGCCGCGACGACGGGCGCATCCTGATCGAACAGGAGCAGGTGCTGGAGGATGGCCGCCGCCGCGCCCGCAACATCCCGCCGGCGGAGAAGATGCTGGCGGGGGAGACGTATGTTGACGCCGTGCGGCGTTGCCTGCGCGAGGAGTTGCGCGTCAACCCGGACACAGCCGAGATTCTGACCCACACCCACGAGGTGCATCTGGAACAGCATGACTCGTGGTCGTACCCCGGTCTGATCAGCCTGTATCCGATCCACCGGGTCGAGGTGCGCGTGCCGGGCCTGCCCCGCCGCAGCTTCCGCACGATGGAAGCCGCAGAAGCCGCCGAGGGCCTGGTCCGCGAGCATTTATGGACCTGGAAACGCCTGCCAGCGGAGTCTCCGCGAGGTCGAGGAGCCTGA
- a CDS encoding protein kinase, translated as MADQLLGRNFGGYEILEEIGRGGMAVVYKARQISMNRIVALKVLPRQFVHDKTFRARFEREVSIVAKLEHRAIVPVHDYGEIDELPFIVMRYMDSGSVDDLLVQGPLDPALVERIVLQIADGLDYAHSKGVLHRDLKPSNILLDEAGDAYLTDFGIAHLTGSSQITTEGVVGTPAYMSPEQAQGLRLDGRSDVYGLAVVTFEMLAGRRPYESETPYGIAVMHVTAPVPSAREVNPLLAPTIDHVLQRGMAKNRAERYQTAHEFAVALSRAIHASASEIADSTAQTKPVDLAEAHKRLQEADEVYVSAPIRQGVAVRTDQPTPPRSLRVARARERANRSRPWLNALLGILIGVIIFAILGALFVLASVLGEPESTPATPTLLITPTGGGAQVTVVPLGPLHPAAIALTQTAEAAPTGDPLEALAASGGRIVFSAARDGKAADLFLLDLTTGLEEPLTRNDAQDTTPAVSPDGRQVAFVSDRDGDSEIFVVDLACLEADNASESCEAAARQITDNAVEDRSPAWTPDGRAILFASDASFAGRFNLYRISLDGRDLTRLTESEEDEDHPSASPDGRYMVYSAWQDGNLATGAIKRLELRSGETITLADNEGNDRAPAYSPDGRWIVFHRDGPNRAALWVMDAAGGNQRPVYDGPGEDWGGAWSPDGRLLAFTSDESGAGEIYLIAASGGAPRKISSGGGAYPAWVP; from the coding sequence ATGGCTGACCAGCTCCTGGGCCGCAACTTCGGCGGTTACGAAATCCTGGAGGAGATCGGGCGGGGCGGGATGGCCGTGGTCTACAAGGCCCGCCAGATTTCCATGAACCGCATCGTGGCCCTCAAGGTACTCCCGCGCCAGTTCGTTCACGACAAGACTTTCCGCGCCCGCTTTGAACGGGAAGTGTCCATCGTCGCCAAGCTGGAGCACCGGGCGATTGTCCCGGTGCATGACTATGGCGAGATCGATGAACTGCCATTTATCGTCATGCGCTATATGGATTCCGGCAGCGTGGACGATCTGCTTGTGCAGGGGCCGCTGGACCCGGCGCTGGTGGAGCGTATTGTGCTGCAGATCGCTGACGGGCTGGATTACGCTCATAGTAAAGGCGTCCTGCACCGCGACCTGAAGCCCAGCAACATCCTGCTGGATGAAGCCGGCGACGCCTACCTGACCGACTTCGGTATCGCTCACCTGACCGGCAGCAGCCAGATCACAACCGAAGGCGTGGTGGGCACGCCAGCCTATATGAGTCCGGAACAGGCGCAGGGCCTGCGTCTGGATGGCCGCAGTGATGTCTATGGACTGGCCGTGGTCACGTTTGAGATGCTGGCCGGGCGGCGGCCTTACGAATCAGAAACGCCCTATGGCATCGCCGTGATGCACGTCACCGCGCCTGTGCCCTCCGCGCGGGAGGTCAACCCGCTGCTGGCCCCGACGATCGACCATGTCCTGCAGCGCGGCATGGCCAAGAATCGCGCTGAACGCTATCAGACGGCGCACGAATTCGCCGTCGCCCTCAGCCGGGCCATTCATGCCTCTGCCTCCGAGATCGCCGATAGCACTGCTCAGACCAAACCGGTTGACCTGGCCGAAGCGCATAAACGGTTACAGGAGGCCGACGAAGTCTATGTTTCCGCGCCGATCCGCCAGGGAGTCGCCGTCCGTACCGACCAGCCTACCCCGCCGCGGAGCCTGCGCGTGGCGCGTGCGCGGGAGCGAGCAAACCGCTCGCGGCCCTGGCTGAATGCCCTGCTGGGCATTCTGATCGGTGTGATCATCTTTGCCATCCTGGGCGCGTTGTTTGTGCTCGCTTCTGTGCTCGGTGAACCGGAGAGCACCCCCGCCACGCCAACCCTGCTGATCACGCCGACTGGCGGCGGCGCGCAGGTCACCGTGGTGCCGCTGGGGCCGCTGCATCCTGCCGCCATTGCCCTGACCCAGACGGCGGAAGCCGCCCCGACCGGCGACCCGCTGGAAGCGCTGGCGGCCAGCGGAGGCCGGATCGTATTCTCGGCGGCGCGTGATGGCAAAGCTGCTGACCTCTTTCTGCTCGATCTCACTACTGGCCTGGAAGAGCCGCTTACCCGCAACGATGCTCAGGATACCACCCCCGCTGTCTCCCCGGATGGGCGGCAGGTGGCCTTTGTCAGTGACCGCGATGGCGATAGCGAGATTTTCGTGGTGGATCTCGCCTGTCTGGAAGCCGATAATGCCAGCGAGTCCTGTGAAGCCGCCGCCCGGCAGATCACCGATAATGCGGTGGAGGATCGCTCTCCAGCCTGGACGCCGGATGGGCGGGCCATCCTTTTTGCCTCTGATGCCAGCTTTGCCGGGCGCTTTAACCTCTACCGCATCAGCCTGGATGGCCGCGATCTGACCCGCCTGACCGAAAGCGAGGAGGACGAGGATCATCCCTCCGCCTCGCCGGATGGGCGTTATATGGTCTATAGCGCCTGGCAGGATGGCAACCTGGCGACCGGTGCGATCAAGCGTCTGGAGCTGCGCAGCGGGGAGACGATCACCCTGGCCGACAACGAGGGCAATGACCGCGCTCCGGCCTACAGCCCCGATGGTCGCTGGATTGTTTTCCATCGGGACGGTCCGAATCGCGCTGCGCTGTGGGTGATGGATGCTGCCGGTGGCAACCAGCGCCCTGTGTATGACGGCCCCGGCGAGGACTGGGGTGGCGCCTGGAGTCCGGATGGGCGGCTGCTGGCCTTTACCAGCGATGAAAGCGGCGCGGGGGAAATCTACCTGATCGCCGCGAGTGGCGGCGCGCCGCGCAAAATCTCCTCCGGTGGCGGCGCCTATCCGGCCTGGGTGCCCTGA
- a CDS encoding MFS transporter, with protein MRRLERWQKTLLIVFLAQLFSAVGFSTIFPFLPLYIEELGSSTGTSVEVLSGLVISSQAFTMMLAAPIWGALADRHGRKLMVVRATLGGAVVLGLMAFVRSSEELIILRAVQGLVTGTVAAANALVAAEAPREQTGFAMGVVQVGLWSGISLGPLIGGLLADAFGYRVSFLVTAVLLLLAGLLVLFGVREQFEPQARFGPDRMGFVTEWRHVMSMRGVIPTYIARFLTGIARNLITPIMPLFIASLMPGESGVSAMTGLITGVASATGTLGAIVLGRVGDRYGHRSVLIGSAAVLAVLHVPQTFATATWQLLVLQALTGFAAGGIVSAPSALLAQYTPPGEEGAVYGLDNSVLSGARTVSPLVGSLFSVALGMRSTFMVTAVLFVLAAGAAYVQLPRYRRVSLPAEAPASSAATD; from the coding sequence TTGCGCAGGCTTGAGCGCTGGCAAAAGACGCTGTTGATCGTCTTCCTGGCGCAATTGTTTTCCGCTGTTGGCTTTTCCACCATCTTCCCATTTTTGCCCCTCTATATTGAAGAACTGGGGAGCAGCACCGGCACCAGCGTTGAGGTGCTTTCCGGGCTGGTGATCTCCTCGCAGGCGTTCACAATGATGCTGGCCGCGCCGATCTGGGGAGCGCTGGCCGACCGGCACGGGCGCAAACTGATGGTCGTCCGGGCCACGCTGGGCGGGGCGGTGGTGCTGGGCCTGATGGCTTTTGTCCGCTCCTCGGAGGAGTTGATTATCCTGAGGGCCGTGCAGGGCCTGGTCACCGGTACGGTGGCCGCCGCCAACGCGCTGGTGGCCGCGGAGGCCCCCCGCGAGCAGACCGGCTTCGCCATGGGGGTGGTGCAGGTGGGGCTGTGGAGCGGCATCTCCCTCGGCCCGCTGATCGGCGGGCTGCTGGCCGACGCCTTTGGCTACCGCGTGTCATTCCTGGTGACGGCTGTGTTGCTTCTGCTGGCCGGGTTGCTGGTGCTCTTTGGCGTGCGGGAACAGTTCGAGCCACAGGCCCGCTTTGGGCCGGATCGGATGGGCTTTGTAACGGAGTGGCGGCATGTGATGTCGATGCGAGGCGTTATCCCGACGTACATCGCCCGCTTTCTGACCGGCATCGCCCGCAACCTGATCACCCCGATCATGCCGCTGTTCATCGCCTCGCTGATGCCGGGGGAGAGCGGGGTCAGCGCCATGACCGGCCTGATCACCGGCGTCGCCTCGGCGACGGGCACGCTGGGGGCAATCGTGCTGGGGCGCGTTGGCGATCGTTACGGGCACCGTAGCGTCCTGATCGGCTCGGCGGCCGTTCTGGCGGTGCTCCATGTACCGCAAACGTTTGCCACCGCCACCTGGCAATTGCTTGTTCTGCAGGCGCTGACCGGCTTTGCCGCCGGGGGGATTGTTTCCGCGCCGAGCGCCCTGCTGGCTCAGTACACCCCGCCCGGCGAGGAAGGGGCAGTCTACGGGCTGGACAATTCCGTGCTTTCCGGGGCGCGGACGGTGTCTCCACTGGTGGGGTCGCTGTTCTCAGTAGCGCTGGGGATGCGTTCTACGTTCATGGTGACGGCGGTTCTGTTTGTGCTGGCGGCGGGGGCGGCCTATGTACAGCTCCCGCGTTACCGGCGTGTATCGCTCCCGGCGGAAGCGCCAGCCTCTTCGGCGGCAACCGACTGA
- a CDS encoding PAS domain S-box protein, which translates to MAKKVLIVDDNPPSRYAVGRVLRQGGFETIEAATGAEALAAARTKPDLIVLDINLPDINGFNICQQIRSDPEIMHTPILMISATYLDSNSQVTGLSSGADGYLTHPVEPPVLLAYVNALLRTSQAEKSMRVAAQQWESTFDALSNGICITDSTGRVQHFNRALPTILGMLPEEITGRNCQELLGVSIFASLDNPVSQEELLRGRWLHITTNPIMNETGQLDGFVHILTDITERKQAEESLRRYSEQITHLYEVGKKLGETLDLQMICDTAYAAIVQIMPCDSLAISSYTPADNLIRYVYAQHNGTPLDVSCFPPIPLEPDGQEIQSLVIQSKEPLYLADYQRYRQTTQNYYEQGLLNTLENPKDKSLLRSALIVPLMYEGEAIGVIQILSHQLDAYSEDSLRYLNALAPQVAAAMFNARLVAELEQRVMERTAQLALAKERTEAILNSSKDMIILCRPDGMIEQVNPAFEETIQYAARDAFGQPLIGLIQGKYVEEVEQAFAGVIETRQSRRLETGIQYKNRVLFDADVVFSPIIGGDGVVGVVCSMRDITERKQMEAKLRQLLEHEMEVSELKSRYVSMAAHDLRNPLAVIKVGLSLLDRYADRLTPEQKRAKFDEINNQIDVMVKLLDNILIFGRLESGRLVFNPASLDVVAFCQEVIDKVRLVTAATHAIEFSSQGDCQSVNLDANLLRNILSNLLSNAIKYSPGKRSVKLTVDCGPSQVVFRVQDQGVGISETDQARLFEPFYRGQDIGDISGTGLGLAIVKQSVDLHGGTIVFESQKGQGTVFTVTLPNTPLDH; encoded by the coding sequence ATGGCGAAGAAAGTTCTCATTGTAGATGATAACCCTCCAAGCCGGTATGCAGTGGGGCGAGTCCTGCGCCAGGGTGGATTTGAGACGATAGAAGCCGCCACAGGGGCGGAAGCACTGGCGGCTGCACGGACCAAGCCGGATTTAATTGTGCTTGATATCAATCTGCCAGACATCAATGGGTTTAACATATGCCAACAAATTCGAAGTGATCCGGAGATAATGCATACACCAATCTTGATGATCTCGGCCACTTACCTTGACAGCAACTCCCAGGTCACCGGCCTATCGAGTGGTGCGGACGGGTACCTGACTCATCCGGTTGAGCCGCCTGTCTTGCTTGCCTATGTAAATGCGCTACTCCGCACATCCCAGGCGGAAAAAAGCATGCGCGTGGCAGCGCAACAGTGGGAAAGCACGTTTGATGCGCTCTCAAATGGCATTTGCATAACTGACTCAACAGGCCGAGTACAACACTTTAACCGGGCATTACCGACCATCCTGGGTATGTTGCCAGAGGAGATTACTGGGAGGAACTGTCAAGAACTCTTGGGAGTGTCCATATTCGCCTCCCTGGATAATCCTGTGTCACAGGAAGAGTTGCTACGAGGGCGCTGGTTGCATATCACGACCAACCCCATTATGAACGAGACAGGGCAATTAGATGGCTTTGTTCATATACTTACTGATATCACTGAGCGCAAGCAGGCCGAGGAAAGCTTGCGCCGCTATAGTGAGCAGATCACCCATTTGTACGAGGTAGGCAAAAAGCTTGGTGAGACCCTCGACTTGCAGATGATCTGTGACACGGCATATGCCGCAATTGTGCAAATAATGCCATGCGATAGCCTGGCGATCTCCTCTTACACGCCCGCAGATAACCTGATCCGTTACGTGTACGCACAGCACAACGGCACACCGCTTGACGTGAGTTGTTTCCCACCCATTCCCCTTGAGCCAGACGGCCAGGAGATACAGAGCCTGGTCATCCAGTCAAAGGAGCCGCTATACCTGGCGGATTATCAGAGATATCGGCAAACCACGCAGAATTACTACGAGCAAGGTCTACTGAATACTCTTGAAAACCCCAAAGACAAAAGTTTACTACGCTCGGCGCTGATCGTGCCGCTAATGTATGAGGGTGAGGCAATCGGCGTAATACAAATTCTAAGCCACCAGTTGGATGCTTATTCGGAAGATTCTCTGCGCTACCTGAATGCATTGGCTCCTCAGGTGGCTGCGGCAATGTTTAACGCGCGACTGGTTGCAGAACTCGAGCAGCGGGTGATGGAGCGCACCGCCCAGCTTGCCCTTGCCAAAGAACGCACCGAAGCGATTCTGAACAGCAGCAAAGATATGATAATCCTGTGCCGCCCGGATGGCATGATTGAGCAGGTAAACCCGGCTTTTGAGGAGACTATTCAATATGCGGCAAGGGATGCTTTCGGGCAACCACTAATCGGGTTGATCCAGGGAAAGTATGTTGAGGAAGTGGAGCAAGCGTTCGCTGGAGTGATAGAAACCCGCCAGTCTCGGCGGCTGGAAACTGGCATCCAATATAAAAACCGGGTTCTCTTTGATGCCGATGTAGTGTTCTCGCCCATCATCGGGGGTGATGGTGTTGTGGGCGTTGTTTGCAGCATGCGGGACATCACTGAACGCAAGCAAATGGAGGCTAAACTGCGCCAGCTGCTTGAACACGAAATGGAGGTTAGCGAACTCAAGTCGCGTTATGTGTCGATGGCCGCTCACGATCTGCGTAATCCGTTGGCTGTGATCAAGGTAGGGTTAAGCCTGCTCGACCGTTATGCCGACCGGCTAACACCTGAGCAGAAGCGGGCCAAGTTCGACGAGATCAATAACCAGATCGATGTCATGGTAAAGTTGCTGGATAATATCCTGATCTTTGGGCGACTTGAATCGGGCCGGCTGGTTTTCAACCCTGCTTCGTTGGATGTAGTTGCCTTCTGCCAGGAGGTGATAGACAAGGTTCGGCTGGTGACTGCAGCAACTCACGCGATCGAATTTTCCAGCCAGGGGGATTGCCAGTCTGTCAATCTGGATGCCAATCTCCTGCGCAACATCCTGAGTAACCTGCTTTCAAACGCGATCAAATACTCCCCTGGGAAGCGCTCGGTCAAGCTTACGGTGGATTGCGGCCCGTCGCAGGTTGTCTTTCGGGTTCAGGATCAAGGCGTTGGCATTTCAGAAACCGACCAGGCTCGCCTGTTCGAACCTTTTTACCGTGGCCAGGACATCGGCGACATATCCGGAACCGGACTGGGACTGGCGATTGTCAAGCAGTCGGTTGATTTACATGGTGGCACGATTGTGTTTGAGAGCCAGAAAGGGCAAGGAACGGTCTTTACGGTTACTTTGCCAAATACTCCCCTTGACCACTGA
- a CDS encoding response regulator: MKTQIPIFVMSLRFEEDIVKARSLARTIAGRLGFDTQDQVRIATAVSEIVRVIFGVLKRGEVAFLLKNQGSSQTFLITINDKSNGHSNLQTVFAEPLAPEVSAGVTSARRLVDRLTVEFPPREGTVLSLEKTLTGPFVTPPQIASLVADLAQRTPQTALEEIRQQNEELTNILEDLHQRQIQLSQLNQELSETNQGVMALYAELEEQAQQLRAANAQKSRYLSIMSHEIRTPLSSIVALARILLDRLDGDLTSEQEQQVRLIQSSAQELLDMVANILDLAKLEKGKLEINPTVFELSQLIGGLRGIFKPLFTNPDVALLFDEPVDFPIFFTDQKKVAQILRNLISNAHKFTESGEVRVSVKLDQTGTQAIFSVTDTGIGISAEDQELLFQEYTQLHTHLHKQTTGTGLGLSISKQLAELLGGSLSVQSVVKKGSTFTLTIPLVYPNVLPPALNDADLSQPKNMRLPLLVIEDEAEDIEYYKRIFDNTEFEVVAVQSFKQAWQILASIQPVAIILDLLMPEESGLEFLAELKSNETTWDIPVVVATVFEGGKKAAALLGAQEYAIKPLSKEWLLKKLRQIGVKQTILLIDNDEVARYTFKKSVGKYYTIVEAADGAEGLQQARELVPEVIFLDLVMPGMSGFEVLDALKSDQKTQNIPVIIYSSKELNPEEHYQLRASAEAILSKSVVSSDTLLGLIRGLLAKGQT; encoded by the coding sequence ATGAAAACCCAGATACCGATTTTTGTCATGAGTTTGCGTTTTGAGGAAGATATTGTCAAAGCGCGTTCGCTAGCCAGAACTATTGCGGGCCGGTTAGGTTTTGACACGCAAGATCAGGTGCGTATTGCGACTGCGGTATCGGAAATCGTGCGTGTCATATTTGGGGTCCTAAAGAGAGGCGAAGTAGCGTTTCTGTTAAAAAACCAGGGTTCTTCGCAAACGTTTCTCATTACTATCAACGACAAGAGCAATGGTCATTCCAACCTGCAGACCGTTTTTGCGGAACCTTTAGCCCCCGAAGTGAGCGCCGGCGTTACCAGTGCGCGGCGCCTAGTGGATCGGCTGACTGTTGAGTTCCCCCCCCGCGAAGGCACAGTTCTATCTCTGGAAAAAACTTTGACGGGGCCTTTTGTTACCCCGCCTCAAATAGCGAGTCTTGTCGCCGATCTGGCTCAGCGTACGCCGCAGACCGCGCTAGAAGAGATCAGGCAACAAAATGAGGAACTCACTAATATACTTGAGGACCTGCACCAGCGCCAGATCCAGCTGAGCCAGCTTAATCAAGAGTTAAGCGAAACCAATCAAGGCGTGATGGCATTGTATGCCGAGCTTGAGGAACAGGCCCAACAGTTACGCGCTGCAAACGCGCAAAAATCCCGCTATCTTTCAATCATGAGCCACGAAATCCGCACCCCCCTGAGCTCAATCGTGGCGTTAGCGCGTATCCTTCTCGATAGACTCGATGGTGACCTGACCAGTGAGCAGGAGCAGCAAGTCAGACTGATCCAGAGTTCTGCGCAAGAATTGCTGGACATGGTCGCGAACATCCTGGACCTGGCCAAGCTTGAGAAGGGAAAGCTTGAGATCAATCCCACAGTGTTTGAATTAAGCCAGCTTATTGGTGGTTTGCGTGGCATATTCAAGCCTTTGTTCACCAACCCGGACGTAGCGCTACTGTTTGACGAGCCAGTGGATTTCCCCATATTCTTCACTGATCAAAAAAAGGTTGCTCAGATTCTCAGGAACCTCATTTCCAATGCCCACAAATTTACTGAATCTGGGGAGGTACGAGTCTCAGTCAAACTGGATCAAACCGGCACACAGGCTATCTTTTCGGTCACCGATACGGGAATCGGTATTTCCGCTGAAGATCAGGAATTGCTGTTTCAAGAGTACACCCAACTACATACACACCTCCACAAACAGACTACAGGTACAGGGCTTGGCCTTTCCATATCAAAACAGCTGGCCGAATTATTGGGCGGTAGCCTGTCCGTGCAGTCTGTGGTCAAGAAGGGATCGACCTTCACCTTAACTATTCCGCTGGTCTATCCGAATGTTCTCCCACCAGCCTTGAATGATGCTGACTTGTCCCAGCCTAAGAACATGCGTCTTCCTTTGCTGGTGATTGAGGATGAAGCCGAAGATATTGAATATTATAAACGCATTTTCGATAACACAGAGTTCGAGGTTGTTGCCGTACAGTCGTTCAAACAGGCATGGCAGATATTGGCCTCAATACAACCAGTCGCAATTATCCTGGACCTCCTGATGCCGGAAGAGAGTGGGTTGGAATTTCTGGCTGAACTAAAGAGTAACGAAACCACCTGGGATATCCCTGTTGTTGTGGCAACTGTGTTTGAAGGAGGCAAAAAAGCCGCGGCTTTGTTGGGAGCGCAAGAATATGCTATTAAGCCCTTATCGAAGGAGTGGCTGCTAAAGAAGCTCCGCCAGATCGGAGTCAAGCAGACGATCCTGCTTATCGATAATGACGAAGTGGCGCGATACACCTTCAAGAAATCGGTGGGCAAATACTACACCATCGTCGAAGCAGCCGATGGCGCTGAGGGTTTGCAGCAGGCACGTGAACTCGTCCCGGAAGTCATCTTCCTTGACCTGGTGATGCCGGGCATGAGTGGCTTTGAAGTCCTGGATGCTTTGAAGTCTGATCAGAAGACACAGAACATCCCGGTAATTATTTATTCCTCAAAAGAATTAAATCCGGAAGAACATTATCAGTTGAGGGCTTCCGCAGAAGCGATCCTGTCGAAATCGGTTGTAAGTAGTGACACTCTGCTCGGCTTGATCCGCGGCTTACTTGCTAAGGGACAGACCTAA
- a CDS encoding SpoIIE family protein phosphatase, with amino-acid sequence MLYTTSSLSQDIVIPITDHAQIGDARRRSVKLAASLGFDEVLAGKTAIAVTELASNLAKYSPGGVLLLKALKQGGRNGLEIRSLDKGPGMSNVSMCLEDGYSTSGSAGTGLGAVSRLATQFDIYSMPQLGTAILARLWGEPPSKYSVLTPLEFGAVCLPLSTETHNGDGWATWHTLDLSRVLVVDGLGHGPLAETAATETIRIFLANPDLTLARLVETLHTGLTHTRGVSLAVAEIDYARQVIHYVGVGNISGAIVFAEGQRGLVSLSGTVGHTIRKAIEFTYPYSPGELLVLHSDGITRHWNIGRYPGLFHRHPSLIAGRIYYDYARGTDDLTIWVGRLPAR; translated from the coding sequence GTGCTATATACAACCAGCAGTTTATCACAGGATATTGTTATACCAATTACCGACCATGCGCAGATCGGCGATGCGCGTCGTCGGTCGGTAAAACTTGCAGCCTCGCTTGGGTTTGATGAAGTCTTGGCGGGCAAGACGGCTATCGCTGTTACGGAACTTGCTTCCAATCTAGCCAAATACAGCCCAGGCGGCGTGTTGTTGTTGAAAGCCTTGAAACAAGGCGGGAGAAACGGCCTCGAAATTCGTTCGTTAGATAAAGGTCCGGGCATGAGTAACGTCTCCATGTGCCTGGAGGATGGCTATTCTACGTCCGGCAGCGCAGGGACCGGCTTGGGTGCAGTATCCCGGCTTGCTACCCAGTTTGATATTTACTCGATGCCGCAACTTGGCACCGCTATACTCGCCCGGCTATGGGGGGAACCACCAAGCAAGTATTCGGTGTTAACCCCATTGGAATTTGGGGCGGTGTGTCTGCCACTGTCGACCGAAACACACAATGGTGATGGTTGGGCAACCTGGCACACACTCGACTTAAGTCGGGTGCTGGTCGTCGACGGCCTGGGGCACGGCCCCCTGGCAGAAACAGCGGCTACTGAGACCATCCGAATCTTTCTTGCAAATCCAGACCTGACTCTCGCAAGGTTGGTTGAGACGCTTCATACAGGCCTGACTCATACCCGCGGGGTCTCCCTGGCGGTGGCAGAAATTGATTATGCCAGGCAAGTCATCCATTATGTGGGGGTGGGCAATATTTCAGGGGCTATTGTTTTTGCAGAGGGCCAGCGCGGGCTGGTTTCGCTATCCGGCACTGTTGGTCACACGATTCGAAAAGCGATAGAATTCACTTACCCTTATTCGCCAGGCGAGCTGTTGGTGTTGCATTCTGATGGAATAACCAGGCACTGGAACATAGGGCGTTACCCGGGGTTGTTCCATAGACATCCATCGTTGATTGCTGGACGGATCTATTACGATTACGCACGCGGTACTGACGACTTAACCATATGGGTTGGCCGCCTGCCCGCCAGGTAA
- a CDS encoding anti-sigma regulatory factor: protein MTPLENKRVPIASEEDIVHARRIVRTYAQELGIGLTNQTKLVTAVSELARNTYVHGGGGTMQIELVSNPNNRGIRLVFEDQGPGIPNIDLAMQDGYSTGNGLGLGLGGAKRLVHEFEIVSVVGQGTRVTITMWV, encoded by the coding sequence ATGACTCCGCTAGAGAATAAAAGGGTCCCAATTGCATCGGAAGAGGATATCGTGCATGCCCGGCGTATAGTGCGTACCTACGCACAGGAGCTTGGTATTGGTCTGACTAACCAGACAAAACTCGTGACGGCGGTCAGCGAACTGGCGCGTAATACTTACGTTCATGGGGGCGGCGGGACGATGCAAATTGAGCTCGTCTCTAATCCCAATAACCGGGGTATTCGGTTGGTATTTGAAGATCAAGGTCCAGGAATCCCAAACATCGATCTGGCTATGCAGGATGGTTACTCTACTGGAAACGGGTTGGGTCTGGGCCTGGGTGGCGCCAAGAGGCTGGTCCACGAGTTTGAGATCGTGTCTGTGGTAGGCCAGGGTACACGTGTGACGATTACTATGTGGGTGTGA